DNA from Sulfitobacter albidus:
CACGGTTTCCGGCGGGGGCTGGGCCGACACGATCGGTGGCGGTGGCGGGAACGACAAGCTCGACGGGGACGCCGGCGACGATGCGATCTGGGGCGGAAACCAGAACGACACGATCGACGGCGGTAGCGGGAACGATACGTTGAACGGCGGGTCCCAATCCGACCAGATCGATGGGGGCACCGGTGACGACAGCCTGAATGGCGGTTGGGGTCGCGACACACTCGACGGCGGGACCGGGCACGACTTTGTCGACGGGTCGCACAGCGACGATGTCGTCAGCGGCGGCGCCGGTAACGATACGGTTCTTGGTGGCTCCGGGGAGGACACCGTCTACGGCGGAGGTTGGTCTGACACACTTGGTGGCGGATTGGGTGACGATGTCATTTACGGCGATAACGGCAATGACAAGATTTGGGGCGGCGATCAGAACGATACGATCTACGGCGGCGCCCACAACGACTTGCTCAACGGTGGGTCCCATTCGGACCGGCTGTTCGGTGGTGACGGCAACGACAGCGTGAACGGTGGCTGGGGCAACGATACCGTAAACGGCAACAGTGGCAACGACACGGTCAACGGCTTCATCGGCGATGACGTGGCCAACGGCGGAAGCGGCCGTGATGTCATGCTTGGCGGTGCCGGGGATGACACACTCAACGGCGGAAGTGGGAACGATACGCTCTTCGGCGGATGGGGCGATGATGAGGTCACCGGCGGCTCCGGCGCGGATCGGTTCGTCTTTGGCTTCCAGCCGGGCAATGACACGATCACCGATTTTGATGCGGGCGAAGGCGATGTCTTGCGGGTGGACGATGTGTTGTGGCGCGACACCCACGGAGAGCTCAGCAGCGCTGCGGTTGTTCGCATCTTTGGCGAGGTTTCCGACGGATCGCTCAAGCTGACGTTTGATGATGACGAGACCCTGGTGATCGAAGGGGTGACGTCACTGGGCGGGGCGCTGGATATCTTCTAGTTCAGGTTTCCGTGTCAAACGTGGACATGTCGGCCCTTCCCCTTGCCGGGGGAGGGCCTTTTTTTCATGCGCGTCTCATTCGCCTGCCCAAGCGTCAAAATCCGTACATTTCCCTCAAAGGGAGGTCGAGAAATAAAATATCGTTGCTTTGCAGATATAACGCTGACAAAGTGTCAACGTAATGGATTCGACAGGGATCCGACCTGTAAACTGACTGGGAGACTTCTGATGAAACATTTTCTGTTCGCCGCCGCCGCAGCGGTCCTTGCAACCGGTGCCAACGCGCAAAGCTGGGACATGCCGACGCCCTATGGTGATTCGACCTTCCACACCCAGAACATCGCGCAATTCGCCGATGATCTGCGGGATGCCACCGATGGCGCGCTCGACATCACGCTGCACTCTGCCGGATCGCTGTTTCCACACGCCGAGATCAAAGGCGCCGTACGCAACCGTCAGGTGCCCATCGGCGAATTCTTCCTGTCGCGTCTCTCGAACGAAGATCTTGCCTACGGTATCGACAGCCAACCCTTTGTCGCCACCAGTTACGACGATGCAAAACGTCTCTGGGATGCACAGAAACCTGTCATCACCGAACTTCTGGCAGAGCAGGGCCTGATCCCGTTGTTTTCCGTGCCGTGGCCTGCGCAGGGGCTCTATACCAACGGTGAAATCGCGACAGTTGACGATCTGAACGGTCTGCGTTTCCGCGCTTATAACGCGGCACTTGAGGAGTTTGCGACACTCGCCGGCGCCTCCCCGGTGCAGATCGAAGCGTCCGATATCCCGCAGGCCTTCACTACCGGCCAGGTCGAGGCGATGATTACCTCGCCTTCCACCGGTGTGAACAGCACCGCGTGGGATTTCGTGACCCACTACACCCCTATCAACGCCTGGGTGCCGAAAAACATCGTCGTGGTGAACCAGCGCGTGTTTGACCGGCTCGACGCCGATACCCAAACGGCCATCATGGAAGCCGCCGCCACTGCCGAGACACGCGGCTGGGAGATGTCCGCCGCCGAGGCCGAGAGCATGACCGCAGCGCTGGCCGAGAACGGAATCACCGTTTACGAGCCAAGCGCCGAGTTGCTTGAGGGTCTGCAGGGCCTTGGCGCCACAATGCTGGAGAACTGGAACGCCAATGCCTCCGACAGCGCCAAAGCGGTGCTGAGCGCCTACAACAACTAAGCGTCCCTGACGTGCGGCCGGCGGCTTTTGCAGTCGCCGGCCGGTACACCAACCGAAAGGCATCCGCACCATGAGCCGCCTGCTGCAACGCCTCTACGACATCTGCGGGATGATCGCGGGCGGGTTGATCCTTGCGATCTGTCTTCTGATCTCGGCGCAGATCTGTCTGAACGCCTTTGGCCGTTTTGCGCCGGGGCTCCTGCCATCCACCATCCCCTCCTACGCGGATTTTTCGGGCTTCATGCTGGCGGGGGCGACATTTCTGGCGCTGGCACATACGCTGCGAGCGGGGGGCCACATTCGTGTCAATCTGGTGGTCTCTCGCCTGCCGGATCGTGCGCAATTCCTGGCCGAAGCTCTGGTGCTGCTGCTGGCAAGCGCACTGATCGGCTACGCCAGCTGGTTCATGGGCGCGCTGGTACTGGAAAGCATCCACTACGGCGATCTGTCGACGGGGATCATCCCCGTGCCCCTGTGGATCCCGCAAAGCGTTGCCGCCTTTGGCACCGTGCTGTTGCTGGTGGCGGTGGTGCACACACTGGTCGATCTGCTGCGCGCGGGCCGCCCCATTCTTTCTACCCCGGACGAGGTTTAACACATGTCGGATCCACTGATCGGCCTCGTCCTTCTGGGCGTCCTCATCACCCTGCTCGCCAGCGGCCTCTGGGTTGCGGTGTCGCTCGCGATCGTGGGTCTTGTCGGGCTGGTGCTCTTCTCCAACGCACCCTCGGGGCTGATCTTGGCCACGACCTTCTGGGGCCACTCGCACAGCTGGGCGCTGACCGCGCTGCCGCTGTTCATCCTGATGGGGGAGATCCTGCTCAGATCCCGGATGAGTGACGACATGTTCACCGGCCTTGTGCCGTGGCTCAGCCGCGCGCCGGGGCGGTTGCTGCATGTCAACGTGCTGGGCTGCGCGATCTTTGCCGCCGTCTCGGGCTCCTCCGCCGCCACAGCCGCGACCATCGGGCGGATGTCGGTGCCGGAGCTGACCAAACGCGGCTACCCCGAAAGCCTGATCCTCGGCACGCTGGCCGGTTCCGCCACGCTTGGGCTGCTGATCCCGCCGTCAATCATCCTGATCGTTTACGGGGTCGCGACTGAGCAATCCATCGCCCGGCTCTTCATCGCGGCGATTATCCCCGGCATCATGCTGATGAGCCTCTTTGCGGGCTACGTCGCATTCCGCGCGTGGAAAGACCCCGACCTGATCCCGGCAATCGACCAGACGTTCTCCCTGCGCGAAAAATTCGCCGCGTCGCGGCGGCTGATCCCTGTTGCTTTGCTGATCGGCGGCGTGATCGGGTCGATCTACGGCGGGCTCGCCTCGCCCACGGATGCGGCGGCGCTGGGCGTGGTGCTGGCCACAATCCTTGCGTGGTCGTCGGGCACCTTCACCTGGCAGCTGTTTGGCGAGGCGGTCATGTCGGCCACGCGCACCTCCTGCATGATCGCCCTGATCCTGCTGGGGGCCGCGTTCCTGTCGGTCGCGATGGGGTTCACCGGGTTGCCACGCAATCTCGCCGCATGGATTTCCGACATGAACCTGTCGGTTGGGGCGCTGCTGGTGGCGCTGACGATCTTCTTCATCGTGCTGGGCTGCTTTCTGGACGGGATATCCGTGATCGTTCTCACGACCTCGATCATCATGCCCATGGTCACCGCCGTCGGCATCGATCCGATCTGGTTCGGCATCTACCTGGTGATCGTCGTCGAGATGAGCCAGATCACCCCGCCGGTAGGGTTCAACCTGTTCGTCATTCAGGGGCTGACCGGTATCGACATCCTGCGCATCGCCAAGGCGGCATTCCCGTTCTTTCTGCTGCTGCTGCTCGGCGTCCTGCTGATCTGCCTTTTCCCGCAGATCGTCACCTTCCTGCCGACCTTCATGGCACGCTAAAGCGATGCCGCCGCGCGGCTGGCCTGATCGTATTGCCCCGACAGGGCGCGCAGGTTGGCCGCGATCTCCCGCATCTCGTCGCCGGTCATATCCAGCCGCGACAGCCCATCGGTAAAGCACCGCTCGCGCACATCGCGGTACGCCTCGCACAGCCGCTCCCCTTCGGCGGAGGTGCTATAGAACACTTCCTTGCCGCGCTTTTCCGATGTCAGCAATTCCATCTTCAGCAGTTTGCGCAGGGCATAGTTGACCGTATGCGTGTCCTCTATGTTGAGCAGGAAACAGATATCCGTCAGCCGCTTTTGCCGCCCGCGGTGGTTGGCGTTATGCAGCACGAGGATTTCCAGCGGAGTCAAATCCGTGTTGCCCGCCGCCGACATGCAGCGCGTCATCCAGCGCGAAAAGGCGTTGTAGGCGATGATCATCCCGTATTCGATTTCGGAGGATTGCCAATGCTCCCCGTCCGCCAGATGGCGGGAAGAGACGATGCGGCGGCTGGGGATCTTTGGCTCGACCATTCTGATAATTCCTCGGTGTTTTATCGATAAATAGCTTACAGAGTACCGGCGGCAGGTACAACTCGCGACGCAGCGGGCAGTTTAACTCAGGCCTTGGCTATGCTACGTCGCCGCTGACCCGTGAAAGGTGCCCAATGACCCAGACATTCACTGCATCCGAGGACAGCGTTGCCTCCGCCCGCCGGGTTCTGACCCTCGAAGGCGACGCGCTGAAACACATGGCCGACGATCTGCCGGTGGATTTTGCCGCCGCTGTTGATTGTATACTTGCCTGCAAGGGCCGCGTGATCGTGTCGGGCATCGGCAAATCCGGCCACATCGGGCGCAAAATCGCGGCGACCTTCGCCTCGACCGGCACACCGTCGTATTTCGTGCACGCGACCGAGGCGAGCCACGGCGATCTGGGCATGATCAGCAAGGGCGACGTCTGCCTGCTGATCTCCAACTCGGGCGAGACGACGGAGCTGCGCGATATCGTCTACCACACGCAGCGGTTTTCGATCCCGATGATTGGCATCTCGTCGAACCCGAATAGCACGCTGATGCAGGCTGCCGATTTCCGGCTCACCCTGCCAAAACTGCCCGAGGCCTGCTCGATCGGGATGGCGCCCACCACCTCGACCACGCTGACGCTGGGCATGGGGGATGCGCTGGCCGTCGCGCTGATGGATCAGCGCCACTTCGCCTCCGAAGAATTTGGCGTCTTTCACCCCGGCGGCAAACTGGGCGCGCAGATGCGCACCGTCGCCGATCTGATGCACGGCGGCGATGACCTGCCCCTGCTGGACGAGGACGCGCGCATGCAGGACGTGCTGCTCGCCATGACCTCCAAAGGGTTCGGCATCGGTGTGGTCGTGAAGGATGGCAAGCTGTCCGGTGTCATTACCGACGGGGATTTGCGGCGCAACATGGACGGGCTGATGGACCAAACCGCCATCGGCATCGCCAACCGCAACCCATTGACGGTCGGGCCAGAGTGTCTTGCCCCCGAAGCACTTGGCATCCTCAACGACCGCAAGCTCAACGTGCTGGTGATCGTCGAGGCGGGCGCGCCCGTCGGCGTGCTGCACATCCACGATCTGCTGCGCGCGGGCGTCGCCTGAGGCGGGCCATTCCCTTCGCCGCGCGGCGTGCCTATCTTACGCTCACCCAACCCAAGGCAGCAGACCCATGCGCACCGTTCTATTCATCCCCGCCCGCTTTGCCTCGACCCGCTATCCGGCGAAACCGCTCGCGATGCTGCGCCAGCCCGACGGCACGCAGAAATCGCTCATTCAGATGAGTTGGGAAGCCGCGTCGGCCATCGGCGGCGTCGATGCCGTCTATGTGGCGACCGACGACGAGCGCATCGCCGACGCTGCCCGCGCCTTTGGCGCGCAGGTGGTGATGACGGAAGAGGCGTGCGAAAACGGTACCGCGCGCTGCGCCGATGCGCTGGCCAAATCTGGCGAGACGGCGGATCTGGTCATCAACTTTCAGGGCGACGCGCCGCTCACGCCGCCGTGGTTCGTCGAGGCGCTGATCGACGCGATGAAGGGCGATGCGACCATCGGCATGGCAACCCCCGTGCTGCGCTGCGACCGCGCCACCTACGACGCGTTCAAGGACGACCGCGCCCACGGTCGTGTCGGCGGCACCACCGCCGTGTTCGACGCAAACATGAACGCGCTCTATTTCTCGAAAGAAGTGCTGCCCTACATCGACCCCGGCAAGCTGCCTGATCCGATCCCCGTGTTCCACCACGTTGGCGTCTATGCCTACCGCCCGGACGCGCTGGCCACCTATGTCGCCACGCCCGTCACCACGCTGGAAACCCTCGAAGGGCTGGAACAGCTGCGCTTTCTCTACAGTGGCGTGCCGGTGCGCTGCGTCGAGGTCGACGCGCGCGGCCGCGTGTTCTGGGAGCTCAACAACCCCACCGACGTCCCCCGCATCGAAGCCGCATTGGAGCGCCTCACATGATCCTCACCAACACGGTCACCGTCGCCGACATCGCCATCGGGGGGGCCAATCCCTTTGCCCTCATCACCGGCCCCTGCCAGTTGGAAAGCCTCGATCACGCGCGCATGATGGCCGAGCGAATCGCCGAAGCCTGCGCGCCCACCGGCACGCGGTTTATCTTCAAGGCGAGCTATGACAAGGCCAACCGGTCGTCGATCAGCACACAGCGCGGGCTGGGCATGGACGAAGGGCTGAGCATTCTCAGCAAGATCCGCGATGAATTCGGCTGTCCGATCCTCACGGATGTGCACGACGCGGGCCAATGCGCCCCGGCGGGCGAGGTCGTGGACGTGATTCAGATCCCCGCCTTCCTGTGCCGCCAGACCGATCTGCTGCTCGCCGCAGGCGAGACCGGCTGCGCGATCAACGTCAAAAAGGGGCAGTTCCTGGCACCATGGGATATGGGCAATGTCGCCGAAAAGATCGCAAGCACGGGCAACACCCGCATCATGCTGTGTGATCGGGGCACCTCGTTCGGCTATAACACGCTGGTGTCGGATTTCCGCGGCCTGCCCACAATGGCGCGCACGGGCTATCCGGTGGTATTCGACGCGACCCATTCGGTGCAGCAGCCCGGCGGGCAAGGCACCACAAGCGGCGGCCAGCGCGAATTCGCGCCGGTGCTTGCCCGCGCGGCGGTGGCGGTGGGTGTGTCGGCCCTTTTCATCGAAACGCACGAGGCGCCTGACCGCGCGCCGTCTGACGGGCCCAACATGATCCCGGTGCATAAGATGGCGCAAGTGATCGGTCAGCTGCGCGCGCTGGATGATCTGACCAAATCGCAGGAGGCGATTGATCTGGCGACCTGATCAGAACGTCTGATCGTATTCGCCCACGCCCGGCTCGGTGCGGATGACCTCGTCGATGGCGGTGAAAATGGCGCGCAGTTCGGCCTCGCTTTGGGTGCTTTCGCAGACCACCACGAGGTTGGGCGTGTTGGACGAGGCGCGCACCAGCCCCCAGCTGCCGTTGTCGAGGATCACGCGGGCGCCGTTCACTGTGATCACCTGTGCCACCTTGCGGCCCGCAAACTCCGTCACGCCCTCCAGCCGGGCCACGATCCGCGCGAGGATGTCGTATTTCTCCTCATCGGCGGCATGGGGCGACAGCGTCGGCATCGACCAGGTCACCGGCAGCGCCCGGCGCAGATCCGACATGCTCATCTCGGGGTTGCGGTCCATCAGCTTGCAGATCTCGACCGCCACGCGCATCCCGCAGTCGTAGCCACGCCCGATCGGCTCCGCCAGAAAGTAGTGGCCGGATTTCTCGAATCCCGCCAGCGCGCCCAGCGCGTGCACCCGCCGTTTCATGTGGCTGTGCCCGGTTTTCCAATAGTCCGCCGTCACGCCATTCGCGATCAGCTCCGGGTCGGACGCGTAGAGCCCCGTCGATTTCACATCCGCCACGAAGGTCGCGTTCGGATAGATCTTGGACAGATCCCGCGCCATGATCACGCCGACCTTATCGGCAAAGATCTCCTCGCCCTCGTCGTCCACCACGCCGCAGCGGTCGCCGTCGCCGTCAAAGCCCAGCGCCAGATCGGCGCCCGACGCCTTCACGGATGCGCTCATGTCGTGCAGCATTTCCATCGCTTCGGGGTTCGGATTGTAATGCGGGAAGGTGTAGTCGAGCGTGTTGTGGCTATCGACCACCTCGACCCCCAACCGGCGGAACAGCTCGGGCGCAAAGGCGCTGGCCGTGCCGTTGCCCGTGGCGCAGACGACCTTGAGCTTGCGGGTCATCCTGAAATCCCCCACCAGATCATCAAGATACGCCTCGCGCACGCCGTCGACGAATTCGTACCCGCCGCCCGGGCGCAGCTCGCCGCGGCCCTCCAGCACGATGTCGCGCAGTTCGGCCATCTCGTCGGGGCCGTGGGTCAGCGGGCGCTCAAATCCCATCTTCACGCCAGTCCAGCCGTTGGGATTATGGCTGGCCGTGACCATGGCGACGGCGGGCGCGTCCAGATGGAACTGCGCGAAATAGGCCATGGGCGAGAGCGCCGGGCCGATGTCTTTCACGTGGATACCCGCCTGCATGAGGCCGAGGATCAGCGCGTTCTTGATGCTCAGTGAATAGTCGCGGTAATCGTTGCCCACGGCTATCACCGGCTCGATGCCGCGGGCGTGCATCTGCGTGCCCAACCCCACGCCCAGCGCCGTCACCCCGGGCAGATTGATCGCCTCGGGGTACTGCCACCGCGCGTCATACTCCCGAAACCCCGTCGGCGCGATCATCGCATCCCGCAAAAATTCCCAGGTATTCGGACGAACGGTCGCAGCGGGTTTGGGCATGGGGAGCAATCTATCCTATTGAAAACGAACTGCGCCGTCGGTGTGGCGCGCCCGTGATATACCACCCGCCCTACGCAATGTCAGCATGTCTTGCACCACCAGTCGAAGGGCACGGGGCCGGGTCACCTCCCGCGCCTATCCGATGGGCGCAATCGGCAAAACCGCGCTGCGTTTGATCTGACGCAGGACCACATTCGTCTCTGCACTGGCCACGGCGGGCAGGCGAAACAGGAATTCTTCGAGGAATTCGGTATAGGCCGCGATGGAGCCGCAAACCACGCGCAGATGATAGTCCGACTTTCCGGTCGTGGCGTAGCAATCCATCACCTCGGGCCTGCGTGCGATGGCGGAAATGAATTCCTCAAGGTGGGTTTCGTTGTGGCGCGTGAGGTTCACATGAACCAGCGCCTCAAACGCCAGGCCGGCCCGGTCGGCGCGCACCTCCGCGCGGTAGCCTGTGATCAGCCCCGCGTCCTCCAGCTGCCGGATGCGACGCCAGCAGGCAGAGGGCGACATCCCCACCCGATCCGCCAAATCGGCGTTCGAGATACGGCTGTCGAGTTGCAGCTGGGCCAAGAGGCGGCAATCGCGCGGTTCAAGCTTCATGAGAACATTTTATCCCACTCAAGCCTGATCTGCGAATTCACATTCCGGTCATGCGACAATTTGAGCAAGGATCTGAACGCCTTTTTCGCCCCAAGCGTGTATTCTGACATCAAAAGGGAGGCCCGCATGACCAAACACCCCGATAATCTGCCCAGCTATACGCTTGAGGATCGCTACCGATTCGAAACCGGTCGGGTGTTTCTGACCGGGACGCAGGCACTTGTGCGGATCATGTTCGATCAGGCACGGCGCGACCGGGCGGCGGGGCTGAAAACGGCCGGGTTCGTCTCGGGCTACCGCGGCTCCCCGCTGGGCGCGCTGGATCAAGAGCTGTGGCGCGCCAAGCACGCGGCAGAAGCCGCCCGCATAACCTTCATGCCCGCCGTCAACGAAGACCTCGGCGCCACCGCCGTTCTGGGCGCGCAGCAGGCGACGCTCGATCCCGCCTGCGAGGTCGAAGGCGTGTTTTCCATGTGGTACGGCAAGGGGCCGGGGGTCGATCGTTCCGGCGACGCGCTCAAGCACGGGAACGCCTATGGCTCCGCGCCCAAGGGCGGCGTGCTGGTGGTGGCGGGCGACGATCACGGCTGTGTCTCCTCGTCCATGCCGCACCAGTCGGACGTGGCGTTCATGTCGTGGTTCATGCCCACGCTGAACCCCGCGAATGTGGCCGAGTACCTTGAATTTGGCGAATACGGCATCGCGCTCAGCCGCTATTCGGGGACGTGGGTGGGGTTCAAGGCGATCTCTGAAACGGTGGAGAGCGGCCAGTCGGTCGATCTGTCCAGCGACCGCACATTCTCCCTGCCCGCTATCGATCTGCCACCGGGTGGTCTGCACGTGCGACCCTCGGATCTGCCCAGCCCCGAGATCGAGACGCGCATCGCCCATAAACTCCGCGCCGTCGAAGCCTTTGTCGAGGCGAACCCGATCGACCGCGCAATCTATGATCGGCCCGATGCGCGCTACGGCATCGTGACCACCGGCAAAGGGCATCTCGACACGCTCGAAGCGTTGCGCCTGCTGGGCCTCGACGCCGCCGCCTGCCGTCGCCTTGGCATCGACATCTACAAGGTCGGCATGGTCTGGCCGCTGGCGCGCCGCGACGCGCTGAACTTTGTGCAGGGCAAGAACGAGGTCCTCGTGATCGAGGAAAAGCGTGGCATCATCGAAAGCCAGTTCAAGGAATATTTCTATGACTGGCCCGGCGCCAAACCCGACAAGATGGTGGGCAAATACCGCGCCGCAGGCGATCCACTGATCCCCTGGACAGGCGAGTTGAGCCCGCTGAAACTTGTCCCCATCCTCGCCGAACGGCTTGACGCGTTCTTCCCCGATGAAGGGCTCGCAGCGCGCGCCCGCGCGCTGACCGACACGCCGCCGAACCTGCTCAACATCACGGGCGCGACCCGCACGCCCTATTTCTGCTCCGGCTGCCCGCACAACACCTCGACGAAACTGCCCGACGGCAGCACGGCGGCCAGTGGCATCGGCTGTCACGTCATGGCCAGCTGGATGGACCGCGCGACTGTCGGTTACGCCCAGATGGGCGGTGAGGGTGTGCCCCATGTGGTCGCCTCCAAGTTCAACGGCGGCAAGCATATCTTCCAGAACCTTGGCGAGGGCACGTGGTATCATTCCGGCGCGCTGGCGATCCGTCAGGCCGTGGCGCAAGAGACCAACATCACCTATAAAATCCTCTACAACGACGCCGTCGCGATGACCGGCGGTCAGCCCGTCGATGGCCCGGTCAGCGTGCAGGGCATCGCGCACAGCTGCCGCGCCGAAGGGGTCGCGCGTATCGCGCTTGTCTCTGACGATATCGGGAAATTCAGCCGCGGCGATTTCCCGCCCGGCACCAGTTTTCACGACCGCGCCGATCTGGATCCGCTGCAACGCGAGATGCGCGATGTCAAAGGCGTCAGCGTCCTGATTTACGAGCAAACCTGCGCCACCGAAAAGCGCCGCCGCCGCAAGCGCGGCACGCTGGAGGATCCCAGGAAATTCGCCTTCATCAACCCGGACGTCTGCGAGGGCTGCGGTGATTGCTCGGTCGCGTCCAACTGCCTCAGCGTGGAACCGCTTGAGACCGAATTCGGCCGCAAGCGCCGCATCAACCTGTCGAGCTGTAACAAGGATTTCTCCTGCCTCGACGGTTTCTGCCCCAGCTTTGTCACCATCGAAGGGGAGCGTAAACGCAAGCGCGCGGGCGCCACCCTTGACCCCGCCACCCTGACCCGTGATCTGCCGCCGCCCCCGGCGATCTCGCTTGAGACACCGTTCAATCTGCTGGTCGCGGGCGTGGGTGGCACGGGCGTCGTGACCATCGGCGCACTCATCACCATGGCAGCACACCTTGAGGGGAAGGGCGCCTCGGTCCTTGATTTCACGGGCTTTGCGCAGAAATTCGGGACCGTTCTCAGCTATATCCGGGTGGGCGAGCGCCCCGAGGCGATTCATCAGGTGCGCATCGACGACCGCGCCGCCGATGCGGTGATCGCCAGCGACATCGTCGCCTCCTCCGCGCCGCGCGCCTCCGTGCACTACCGCGAGGGCACGCGCTGCGTGCTCAACACCGCAGAGATGCCGACGGGCGATCTGGTGCTGCACCGCGATGCCTCGCTGCGCACCGGCGCGCGTGAGGCCGCGATCCGCGCCGCCGTGGGGGCAGGCAATGTCACCGCCTTCGACGCAAACGCGCTGGCCGAACGCCTACTGGGCGATGCGGTCTTTGCCAACGTCATGCTGCTGGGCCACGCATGGCAAAGCGGGCTTGTCCCTGTGAGCGAAGGGGCGCTGAAGCAGGCGATAACGCTCAACGGTGTGGCGGTCGAAAAGAACGCACTGGCGTTCGATTGCGGCCGCGCACTGGCCGCCAATCCCCGCGTTTTCGACACAAGCGCGCCGGATGACGCCCGCCTCACCCTCGACCGGATGATCGACCGCCGAGCGGAGGAGCTCTCCGCCTCGCGCGATGCCGCCTACGCCGCGCGCTACCGCGACACGCTGGGCGCCTTCCGCGCAGCGCTGCCCGCAGATCAGGCCGAGGATCTTACCCGCATCGCCGCGCAGACCCTGTTTCGGCTAATGCTCATCAAGGATGAGTACGAGGTCGCCCGCCTGCACAGCTCTGAGCGTTTTGCGCAGAGGCTCGCAGCGGAGTTCGAGCCGGGGTTCAAGATCGACTACCATATGGCCCCACCCTTCCTGCCCGGAAGGCGCGACGCGCGGGGGCGCCCGCGCAAGCGCCGTTTCGGTCCGTGGCTGGGCGGCGTGCTCCGCGGGCTCGCACGCATGGCACCCTTGCGCGACGGGCCTCTCGATCCGTTCCGCTTTTCCGCGGAGCGGCGCGAGGAACGCGCGTTGATCGGCTGGTTCGAAGGGATCCTGACCGACATCGCGCCGCAGGTCGGTCCCGAAAACCACGATATCGCTACCAAAATTCTCGAAACACCACAGGAGTTTCGCGGCTACGGCCCGGTCAAGGCCGCGTCTGTCGCAAAGCATAAGCCCCGGATCGAAGAGTTGCTGCGGAAGCTGGCGCAAACTTGACACAAAATTTCTATGCAGAAAAAAATCGTTTACCCGCGTAAAAAAGTTCGCACGCCCGCAAACTTCGTGCCAGACTGCGCGAAACTGCGGGAGGCAAACAGTGAAGAAGCTGCGCAACATGGAAGAGTTCGCCGCGCTCAGCGGGATTTCGCGTCCGACGGTATCCAAGTATTTCAATGACCCCGAAAGTGTGCGCGCCAGCACCCGGGCACGCATCGAAAAGGCGCTGACCCGTTACGATTACCGGCCCAACATCTTTGCTGTGAACCAGAACCGCAAACTGACCAAGAATGTCGGCATCGTGGTGCCCTACCTTGCCGACCCATTCTTTGCCGAAATCGCCCGCAATCTTGAACAGCGCTGCATCACGGCTGGATTCCGCCCGACGCTCTACTCCGCGCATGGACAACCGGATGTCGAGGTTGAGATCCTCGATGATCTGCGTGCGCTCAAGCCCGCGGGAGTGCTG
Protein-coding regions in this window:
- a CDS encoding indolepyruvate ferredoxin oxidoreductase family protein, with the protein product MTKHPDNLPSYTLEDRYRFETGRVFLTGTQALVRIMFDQARRDRAAGLKTAGFVSGYRGSPLGALDQELWRAKHAAEAARITFMPAVNEDLGATAVLGAQQATLDPACEVEGVFSMWYGKGPGVDRSGDALKHGNAYGSAPKGGVLVVAGDDHGCVSSSMPHQSDVAFMSWFMPTLNPANVAEYLEFGEYGIALSRYSGTWVGFKAISETVESGQSVDLSSDRTFSLPAIDLPPGGLHVRPSDLPSPEIETRIAHKLRAVEAFVEANPIDRAIYDRPDARYGIVTTGKGHLDTLEALRLLGLDAAACRRLGIDIYKVGMVWPLARRDALNFVQGKNEVLVIEEKRGIIESQFKEYFYDWPGAKPDKMVGKYRAAGDPLIPWTGELSPLKLVPILAERLDAFFPDEGLAARARALTDTPPNLLNITGATRTPYFCSGCPHNTSTKLPDGSTAASGIGCHVMASWMDRATVGYAQMGGEGVPHVVASKFNGGKHIFQNLGEGTWYHSGALAIRQAVAQETNITYKILYNDAVAMTGGQPVDGPVSVQGIAHSCRAEGVARIALVSDDIGKFSRGDFPPGTSFHDRADLDPLQREMRDVKGVSVLIYEQTCATEKRRRRKRGTLEDPRKFAFINPDVCEGCGDCSVASNCLSVEPLETEFGRKRRINLSSCNKDFSCLDGFCPSFVTIEGERKRKRAGATLDPATLTRDLPPPPAISLETPFNLLVAGVGGTGVVTIGALITMAAHLEGKGASVLDFTGFAQKFGTVLSYIRVGERPEAIHQVRIDDRAADAVIASDIVASSAPRASVHYREGTRCVLNTAEMPTGDLVLHRDASLRTGAREAAIRAAVGAGNVTAFDANALAERLLGDAVFANVMLLGHAWQSGLVPVSEGALKQAITLNGVAVEKNALAFDCGRALAANPRVFDTSAPDDARLTLDRMIDRRAEELSASRDAAYAARYRDTLGAFRAALPADQAEDLTRIAAQTLFRLMLIKDEYEVARLHSSERFAQRLAAEFEPGFKIDYHMAPPFLPGRRDARGRPRKRRFGPWLGGVLRGLARMAPLRDGPLDPFRFSAERREERALIGWFEGILTDIAPQVGPENHDIATKILETPQEFRGYGPVKAASVAKHKPRIEELLRKLAQT